The window CGCGAAGTGGCATCCTGTGGGCATGACGTCCGAGGTCACGGCCGCGGCGTGGGCGGCGCGACAGGTCGCCCAGGTCCGCGATGACCCTGCCGGGCGGACGGCCTTGATGGAGCGCTGCTATTCCGGCCCGTTCGGCAAGGCGCCCCAGCACCTGCCGTTCCGCCGGGCCGCGCTGTCGTTCATGCGCTGGCAGGTACGGCGGGGCGTGCTGCGGCCGGCGTCCGGCGACCTGCCAGGCAGTCCGTGGTGGCGTGAGGTGAACGAACGCATTCTCCGGGACGGCTGCGAGGCGGTGGGGCTCAGCGGCGGACTTGCGGGGCCGCCCTCCTCGCGTACGGTCGACCACTGGCTGTCCTTCGCCGAACGCCCCACCGCCCGGGCCTGGTACCGGGCGCACAACGGGAGCGTGGTAGCCGCCTACCTCGAGAACCGCGGCCTCGCGGAGGCGGAGAACGAGAGCGAGCGGTTCTTCATGAACGTCGTCCTCTGCCGCGTGCTCTACGCCCACACCCTCGTCGCGGCGCCCCGGATCTCACTCGGGCCGCTGCGTCCGCTCGCCCCGTTCCTCGGTGATCCGAGGCTGGGCATGACCGGGATCTTCCTGCAGCTGTCGCGGGTGCTCCCCGACGAGTACCCGCTCCGCGGCACGGTGCAGTGGCACCTCGACAGGGAGATCGGGTTCGGCCGGCTCCTCGATTTCGGGGTGATCGTTCCGCGCCTGCAACAGCTCTACGAGTGGTCGGCTCACGAACTCTCCGCGCCGGGCCTGCTCGGCTGCGTCCGTGAAGGAGCCCCGATCTACGCCTGGCCGTTCGACGACCGGCACGTCTGGCAGCCTCCGCGCTCCTTCGCCCTCCGGATGGTCCACCGGACGCTCCCGCCCGCACGACTCGCCCCGCCGCCCGGTCCGTAGCCACGGCCGCGAGCCGCGGAGGACGCGCCGTACGGACGGACGTGCCGTACAAGTCGTCCCGTACGGACGTGCCGCGCAGGGCGCGCCGTTCGGGCGGACGCCCTGTCAGAACCCCTGATGGCGAAGCCCGCTCCGGTGGAGCCGCCCCCGGACGCCCGCTGTCGGTGCCACCTGTCAGTATCGCGGACAACCCGCCTCGAGGAGACCCATGGGCACCTGGGACGTCGGCCCCTTCGACAACGACACCGCGGCGGACTTCTGCGGCTCCCTCGACGAGACCCCGGAAGCCGGCCGGCCCGGCCTCGTGCGGGACGCGCTCGTCCGGGTCCTCGACGCCGGCGACCCGCTCGATCAGCACCTGGCGGTCGAGGCGGTGGCCGCCGCGGCCCTCGTCGCCGCCCAGTGCCCCGGTGGCCGTCCCCTCACCAGCGCCTACGCGCCGGACCTGCCCGTCCCGGAGCTCCCGGCCGACCTGCGGGACACCGCCGTCCGCGCCCTGGACCGGATCACGGCCCCGCCGTCGGAGCTGCGGGAGCTCTGGGAGGAGACCGACCGGTACCTCCACTGGCTGCGCAGCCTGCACCTGCTGCGCCGGGTCCTCACCTTCCCGGCAGCGCGACCGGTGGCCGACTCCTGGGCCAGGATCGACGCGTGGATGCGACGGCACTCCCCCGCCTCCTACGCCCTGCTCGCGCCCCCGGCCGATCACGCCGAGGTCGAGGCCGCGCAGGAAGCGATGGGGATACGTTTCCCCGCCGACCTGCTGGACTCACTGGCCTGCCACAACGGGATCACCGAGTGGGACAACCTGCTCCCGGGCCGACCGCCCCTGTCCGTCGCGGGGATCCTCGGCCACTGGCAGATGTGCGTCGAGATCGCCGGGGACGACCCCGACCTGACCGAGGCCTCCGAGTGGAACGACGAGCCCTGGTGGCACCCGCAGTGGATCCCCTGGGCCCAGAGCGACGGCGACTCCGACGTCATCGACATGCGCGAAGGGCCCGGCCAGGGCCGCCTGGGCAGCGCGTCGCACGGCGACACCGGCCACTTCGACGACGGCTGGCCCTGCCTCGCCACCTACCTGACCGCGGTGGCCGATGCCTTCGAGCACGGCTCCGAGGTCGACGGGGCCGTCCCCTTCCTGACCACGCAGGGCACCGTGTGGTGGGACGGATCCGGCACGACCGACCTGAACGGCGAACCCCTCACACCCGCCCCGCGATCGCACGGGCAGGCCGCCGCGCACCGCGGAGGGCGGTGAGGCCTTTCGTTCGCCGGGTCCGTGATCCTGGAGGCATGCGTGCCGCCCGTCTGATCCGTATGGCCCTGCTCATCCAGTCGAGCCCCGGCCTGACCGCCGCCGCTCTCGCCCGCGAGCTGGACGTTTCCGAGCGGACGGTGATCCGCGATGCCCAGGCCCTGCAGGAGGCCGGCATCCCCGTCCGGTCGGAGCGCGGCCGGACCGGCGGCTACCACCTGGCCCCCGGCTACCGGACCCGGCTGACCACGCTGCATCCGGCCGAGGCGGAAACCCTGTTCCTGTCCGGGCTGCCGTCGGCCCTGCGGGACCTGGGACTGTCGGACGCGGCGGACACCGCCCGGCTGAAACTGACCGCCACCCTGCTCCCGTCCGTACGCGCGGCCGCCGAGGCGTCGGTACGCCGCTTCCACCTCGACGCCCCGGCCTGGTTCCGCGAGCCCTCCGCACCCGAGCTGCTGCCGGAGCTGGCCCGCGCGGTGTGGTCGGACCGGACCGTCGAGCTGTCCTACGCCCGGCCGGGCCGGGACGGCTCGCCGCCTTCCGCGGTGTCGCGGGTGGTGGACCCGTACGGGCTCGTCCTGAAGGCCGGCACCTGGTACGTCGTGGCACGTCTCCGTACCGGGGACGGGGATGGGGATGGGGACGCCGCTGGGGAGGGGCGCGACGGCGATTGGCGCACGTACCGCGTCGACCGTGTCACGGCCCTGGCGCCCGCCCCCGGCGTCCAGGAGCCGTTCGTACGCGATGCGGCCTTCGACCTGGCCGCGCACTGGGAGGCGCGCTCGCACGACTTCGCCCGCGCGCTGTTGCGCACCACCGTCACGGTGCGGCTGACCGCGTGGGGGCTGCGCCGGCTGCCGGCCGTCGTGGACGGAGCCGCCGTCGAGGACGCGCTGGCCTCCGCGAGCGCCCCGGACTCCGCCGGTCTGGTCACCCTCGACCTGACCGCGGAGTCCGAGGAG of the Streptomyces sp. NBC_01294 genome contains:
- a CDS encoding DUF4259 domain-containing protein, which encodes MGTWDVGPFDNDTAADFCGSLDETPEAGRPGLVRDALVRVLDAGDPLDQHLAVEAVAAAALVAAQCPGGRPLTSAYAPDLPVPELPADLRDTAVRALDRITAPPSELRELWEETDRYLHWLRSLHLLRRVLTFPAARPVADSWARIDAWMRRHSPASYALLAPPADHAEVEAAQEAMGIRFPADLLDSLACHNGITEWDNLLPGRPPLSVAGILGHWQMCVEIAGDDPDLTEASEWNDEPWWHPQWIPWAQSDGDSDVIDMREGPGQGRLGSASHGDTGHFDDGWPCLATYLTAVADAFEHGSEVDGAVPFLTTQGTVWWDGSGTTDLNGEPLTPAPRSHGQAAAHRGGR
- a CDS encoding helix-turn-helix transcriptional regulator, with amino-acid sequence MRAARLIRMALLIQSSPGLTAAALARELDVSERTVIRDAQALQEAGIPVRSERGRTGGYHLAPGYRTRLTTLHPAEAETLFLSGLPSALRDLGLSDAADTARLKLTATLLPSVRAAAEASVRRFHLDAPAWFREPSAPELLPELARAVWSDRTVELSYARPGRDGSPPSAVSRVVDPYGLVLKAGTWYVVARLRTGDGDGDGDAAGEGRDGDWRTYRVDRVTALAPAPGVQEPFVRDAAFDLAAHWEARSHDFARALLRTTVTVRLTAWGLRRLPAVVDGAAVEDALASASAPDSAGLVTLDLTAESEEVAFDQLAGLGADAEVLAPASLRARFRERAAALAALYRPEPKGAEGAKGAAGAKGQR